Proteins from one Dysgonomonas sp. HDW5A genomic window:
- a CDS encoding low molecular weight protein-tyrosine-phosphatase produces MMEREKYKILFVCLGNICRSPAGEGIMKHIISKKGLGDKLEVDSAGTSGYHDGDLPDQRMRRHGARREYVFDSLSRKFTVNDFDDFDIILAMDDSNYSNIMRLSPDLESQKKVHRMVEFSQKHGYDHIPDPYYMGSDGFELVLDLLEDACDGLMKHIEETVIK; encoded by the coding sequence ATGATGGAAAGAGAAAAATACAAAATATTGTTCGTTTGTTTGGGAAATATATGTCGCTCTCCGGCCGGAGAGGGGATAATGAAACATATTATTTCAAAGAAGGGATTAGGTGATAAACTAGAAGTGGATTCTGCCGGAACATCAGGCTATCACGATGGTGACTTGCCCGATCAGCGTATGCGGCGCCATGGAGCACGTAGAGAGTACGTGTTTGATTCGCTTTCCCGAAAATTTACGGTTAATGATTTTGACGACTTTGATATCATTCTGGCTATGGACGATAGTAATTACAGCAATATAATGAGACTAAGTCCCGATCTGGAATCACAGAAGAAAGTACACCGTATGGTTGAGTTTTCACAGAAACACGGATACGATCATATTCCCGACCCATACTACATGGGATCGGATGGCTTCGAATTGGTTTTAGATCTACTGGAAGATGCCTGTGACGGGTTGATGAAACATATCGAAGAAACAGTTATTAAGTAG
- a CDS encoding amino acid permease: MDLNSLFRRKDITKGGHVGEIQDHGLKRVLGVKDLTLFGIAAIIGAGIFSTIGRAAFQGGPAVSLLFVFVAIACVFTALCYAQFASMISTSGSAYTYTYATLGEIFAWAIGWALILEYSVSNMVIAISWSGYFTTMLEGFGIHFPHYLSIGYLSAYESYQKVMANIPDLPTNVIQSAEIYRSAPEIFGYKILINLPAGGIIILLTSLVFVGIKESKTVNNLLVYLKVGIILFVILAGFFFVKPANWSPFAPNGVGGVLGGVAAVFFSFVGFDSVSTTAEECKNPQRDMPRAMLYCLAVCTILYIAITLVLTGMVSYKELGVDDPLAYVFQLVDMDFIAGVISVSAVIAITSAILVFQIGQPRIWMTMSRDGLLWPKFGKIHKKFKTPAFATIIAGILVAVPSFFLDMQFVVDLTSVGTFFAFILVCSGVLYLDHKGYSKKAKFKVPYVNGQYIVFILLLIAFGIFLLKLDYKAILQEKPLLIVFWIAWAGLSVAAYKLKFSLLPTLGILTNLYLMTELGLSNWLMFLMWLAIGLSIYFLYGYKKSKLAIHKV; this comes from the coding sequence ATGGATTTAAACTCCCTGTTTAGGAGAAAAGATATAACTAAAGGAGGTCATGTAGGAGAAATTCAGGATCATGGACTTAAAAGAGTATTAGGCGTTAAAGATCTTACCCTGTTTGGTATTGCGGCAATAATTGGAGCAGGTATTTTCAGTACAATCGGTCGGGCGGCTTTTCAAGGAGGCCCTGCGGTTTCACTGCTTTTTGTATTCGTTGCCATTGCCTGTGTTTTTACAGCTTTATGCTATGCACAGTTTGCATCGATGATATCTACAAGCGGTAGTGCTTATACCTATACCTATGCAACATTAGGTGAAATCTTTGCTTGGGCAATAGGTTGGGCTCTTATTCTCGAATACTCAGTATCAAATATGGTTATTGCCATCTCCTGGTCGGGATACTTTACTACGATGCTCGAAGGATTTGGTATACACTTTCCGCATTACCTTTCTATAGGCTATTTAAGTGCCTACGAGTCCTATCAGAAAGTCATGGCAAATATACCAGATCTTCCTACCAATGTTATACAATCTGCTGAAATATACCGTAGTGCTCCTGAAATTTTCGGATACAAAATACTGATTAATTTACCTGCGGGAGGTATTATTATACTTCTTACATCATTGGTTTTTGTTGGCATCAAGGAATCAAAAACAGTAAATAATCTTTTGGTTTACCTTAAAGTCGGGATTATCTTGTTTGTAATTCTAGCCGGATTTTTCTTTGTGAAGCCTGCTAATTGGTCTCCATTTGCACCCAATGGGGTAGGCGGAGTATTAGGCGGAGTTGCTGCTGTCTTTTTCTCATTTGTCGGGTTCGACTCAGTTTCTACTACAGCCGAAGAATGTAAAAATCCACAACGTGATATGCCCCGTGCCATGCTCTATTGTTTAGCAGTATGTACTATATTATATATTGCAATAACACTGGTGCTGACTGGTATGGTTAGCTACAAGGAATTGGGTGTTGACGATCCTTTAGCGTATGTCTTTCAACTGGTCGATATGGATTTTATTGCAGGTGTTATATCGGTAAGTGCAGTAATAGCCATTACGAGTGCCATATTAGTATTCCAGATTGGGCAACCCCGTATCTGGATGACAATGAGCCGCGATGGTCTTCTCTGGCCTAAGTTTGGTAAGATTCATAAGAAATTTAAGACTCCTGCTTTTGCGACTATTATTGCAGGGATATTGGTTGCTGTACCTTCTTTCTTCCTCGATATGCAATTTGTGGTAGACCTTACGAGTGTAGGTACATTTTTCGCCTTTATACTAGTCTGTTCGGGAGTTCTGTATCTCGATCATAAGGGATATAGCAAAAAAGCAAAATTCAAAGTACCTTATGTAAACGGACAATATATTGTTTTTATTTTGCTTCTTATTGCGTTTGGTATTTTCTTGTTGAAGCTCGATTACAAAGCGATTCTTCAAGAGAAACCACTCCTGATTGTCTTTTGGATAGCTTGGGCGGGACTTTCTGTTGCAGCTTATAAATTAAAGTTTTCGTTACTTCCAACACTGGGCATATTGACAAATTTGTATCTTATGACCGAATTAGGATTGTCCAATTGGCTTATGTTTTTAATGTGGCTGGCAATTGGCTTGTCTATCTATTTTTTATATGGATATAAAAAGAGTAAATTAGCCATCCATAAAGTGTAA
- a CDS encoding murein hydrolase activator EnvC yields MRSVLVLFILFLSTLFVFPQSNKIKDLENKRKLALREIESTTLLLNETKKNTSTLLSRINLLTEQISSRQRLISLLNDEMSAIAEQEAATEKEIVILTANLKGQQKSYARAVEGIVLRKQSGNKLLFVLSGSSLAESLRRMKYLKDYSQWRDNQITEIKEKQKLLQEKKAALEKSKAEKKALLGNREKEQTNLQKEEQVHKQEVSDASKKQKELQSILQTKQKQADNLNAQIEKLIAQEVARQEREAKRLAEEQARRERLKRERAERAEKAKREAARAAKVPPKTESPKEKEVSPKVETEAPSRETEEVAMATPTVTAENFKLSSNFAANKGRLPMPVTGSYSIVGRFGTQQNSRWRVTTNSNGIDIQARAGAQARAVFGGEVSRVVAFPGFNNCIIIRHGGYYSFYGNIQQIFVKQGQKISAGQALGTVYTDSDTGNSQLHFQLWQGTNKLNPEPWLQK; encoded by the coding sequence ATGAGATCAGTACTTGTTTTATTTATATTATTTCTTTCAACCCTATTTGTTTTTCCCCAGTCGAATAAAATAAAAGATCTGGAGAATAAGAGAAAATTGGCTTTACGCGAGATAGAAAGTACAACGTTATTGTTGAACGAAACAAAGAAAAATACATCCACATTATTAAGCAGAATCAATCTCTTGACGGAGCAAATAAGTTCACGTCAGCGGTTGATTTCGTTGTTAAATGACGAGATGAGTGCAATTGCCGAGCAGGAAGCTGCTACGGAAAAAGAGATCGTTATACTTACCGCTAATCTAAAGGGGCAGCAGAAATCGTATGCACGAGCGGTTGAGGGAATTGTTCTGAGAAAACAAAGTGGTAATAAATTATTATTTGTACTGTCGGGAAGTTCTTTAGCTGAATCTCTTCGCCGTATGAAGTATTTGAAAGATTACTCACAATGGCGTGATAATCAAATCACAGAGATTAAGGAAAAACAAAAACTTTTGCAGGAAAAGAAAGCGGCTCTCGAAAAATCGAAGGCTGAGAAAAAGGCTTTGTTAGGAAATCGGGAAAAGGAGCAAACCAATTTGCAAAAAGAAGAACAGGTTCATAAACAGGAGGTTTCGGATGCAAGTAAAAAGCAAAAGGAATTACAAAGTATTTTGCAAACCAAACAAAAGCAAGCCGATAACCTTAATGCTCAAATAGAAAAACTTATAGCACAAGAAGTGGCTCGTCAGGAGCGTGAAGCAAAACGCCTTGCAGAAGAGCAGGCTCGTAGAGAACGTTTAAAAAGAGAGCGTGCCGAAAGAGCCGAAAAGGCAAAACGTGAAGCTGCAAGAGCAGCCAAAGTACCGCCGAAAACAGAATCACCAAAAGAAAAAGAGGTTTCTCCAAAGGTTGAAACGGAAGCTCCATCGAGAGAGACCGAAGAGGTGGCTATGGCTACTCCGACTGTGACAGCCGAAAATTTTAAATTATCATCTAATTTTGCTGCAAACAAAGGACGTCTGCCTATGCCTGTAACAGGTAGTTATAGTATCGTCGGGCGTTTTGGTACACAGCAAAATAGTCGATGGCGAGTGACAACCAATAGTAATGGTATTGATATACAGGCTAGAGCGGGAGCTCAGGCTCGTGCCGTTTTCGGAGGAGAAGTTTCTCGTGTTGTTGCATTCCCAGGATTTAATAACTGTATTATTATACGGCATGGCGGATATTATTCGTTTTACGGAAATATTCAACAGATATTTGTAAAGCAGGGACAAAAAATTTCGGCAGGACAAGCCTTGGGTACAGTTTATACCGATTCGGATACAGGAAACTCTCAACTGCACTTCCAGTTGTGGCAGGGAACAAACAAATTGAATCCTGAGCCGTGGCTTCAAAAATAA
- a CDS encoding WxcM-like domain-containing protein, with translation MASKIKIKERILELPKVEDARGNLSFIEESGQIPFKIARVYWIYDVPAGQKRGSHAFKNQEEIIIALSGSFDVVLNDGKETRRYQLNRAYKALYVPAKMWRTLENFATNSVCLVISSGAYDESEYIRNYRLFKQFIKAGEIQSETIESVALPNPMVEVLPQKNTVFGCLPVELPTIKSRAGNLTPVHCSVDIPFDVKRVFFVYDIPYGKTRGMHAHKQCHQFLVAASGSFDVELDDGKHRKTITVNRPIQGIHVLPGIWSKEYNYSSGAICLVLASEIYTEEDYIRRYSDFKKIRS, from the coding sequence GTGGCTTCAAAAATAAAAATAAAAGAGCGAATCTTGGAGCTTCCCAAAGTGGAGGATGCAAGAGGAAATCTTTCTTTTATTGAAGAAAGCGGACAAATCCCGTTCAAAATAGCTCGTGTTTATTGGATATATGACGTTCCTGCCGGACAGAAAAGAGGTAGTCATGCCTTCAAAAATCAGGAAGAAATAATCATTGCACTTTCCGGTAGTTTTGATGTTGTTCTGAATGATGGAAAAGAAACCCGCCGTTATCAATTAAACAGAGCATATAAGGCATTGTATGTACCTGCTAAAATGTGGCGTACTTTAGAAAATTTTGCTACAAACTCAGTCTGCCTTGTTATATCCTCAGGGGCTTACGATGAAAGTGAATATATTCGAAACTATAGACTTTTCAAGCAATTTATAAAAGCCGGTGAAATTCAATCGGAGACTATTGAATCTGTGGCTTTACCTAACCCTATGGTTGAAGTTTTACCACAGAAAAATACAGTTTTTGGTTGTTTGCCTGTTGAATTGCCAACCATAAAAAGCAGAGCAGGTAACTTAACTCCTGTACACTGTTCGGTAGATATACCTTTTGATGTTAAACGCGTGTTTTTTGTATATGACATTCCTTATGGAAAAACGAGAGGCATGCATGCACATAAACAGTGCCATCAATTTCTGGTAGCAGCCAGTGGCAGTTTTGATGTAGAGTTGGATGATGGTAAACATAGAAAAACGATAACTGTAAACAGACCGATACAAGGCATACATGTTTTGCCCGGAATATGGTCTAAAGAATACAACTATTCATCGGGAGCTATTTGTTTAGTTTTGGCTTCTGAAATATATACGGAAGAAGACTATATTCGCAGATACAGCGATTTCAAAAAGATAAGGTCTTAG
- the dut gene encoding dUTP diphosphatase, whose protein sequence is MQVKIINKSAHSLPEYATEYSAGLDLRANIDEDIVLKPLERKLIPTGLFIELPKGYEAQIRPRSGLALKHGLTVLNSPGTIDADYRGEIRVILVNLSSEPFTIQNGERICQMVIAAHATVEWEEVDTIDETTRGAGGFGHTGK, encoded by the coding sequence ATGCAAGTAAAAATTATAAATAAATCGGCTCACTCGCTTCCTGAATATGCTACAGAGTATTCGGCAGGGCTAGACTTGAGAGCAAATATAGACGAGGATATAGTGCTGAAACCTCTAGAGAGAAAGTTAATCCCAACAGGATTGTTTATCGAATTACCTAAAGGATACGAGGCTCAGATACGTCCTCGAAGCGGATTGGCACTGAAGCATGGACTTACTGTCTTGAATTCGCCGGGAACTATTGATGCTGATTATCGTGGCGAAATACGTGTAATACTTGTCAACCTATCGAGTGAACCTTTTACTATCCAGAACGGAGAACGTATCTGCCAGATGGTTATTGCTGCTCATGCTACGGTGGAGTGGGAGGAAGTAGATACAATAGACGAAACGACGCGCGGAGCAGGTGGTTTTGGTCACACCGGAAAATAA
- a CDS encoding DegT/DnrJ/EryC1/StrS aminotransferase family protein, whose amino-acid sequence MIPFLDLKKVNEKYQSEIEQAVLRVVRSGWYILGEEVKQFEISFADYCQVNNCIGVGNGLEAIKLILCAYKELGIMSDGDEVIVPANTYIATILAITESRLTPVLVEPDIRTYNIDPKKIEEKITSKTKAILPVHLYGLSCPMNEINKIAQKYNLKVIDDAAQAHGAIYQGKPVGGLCDATAFSFYPTKNLGALGDAGAVTTNDTKLAEVIRALANYGTEAKYINKYKGFNSRLDEVQAAVLSVKLKYLQDDTKYRQVLATKYFTEIVNEDIILPFADTITEHSFHMFVVRCERRDELQKYLSDQNIQTQVHYPLPPHKQEAYKEWSNLSFSITEKIHKEVLSLPLNTALTLSEATAIISCLNKF is encoded by the coding sequence ATGATTCCTTTTCTTGACCTCAAAAAAGTAAATGAGAAATATCAATCGGAGATTGAGCAGGCTGTTTTACGGGTTGTTCGTTCAGGCTGGTATATATTGGGAGAAGAGGTAAAGCAATTCGAAATTTCGTTTGCCGATTATTGTCAGGTCAATAACTGTATAGGCGTTGGTAATGGCTTGGAGGCTATAAAGCTCATTCTGTGTGCTTATAAAGAATTGGGGATAATGAGTGATGGTGACGAAGTGATAGTGCCCGCCAATACATACATTGCTACAATCTTGGCAATAACTGAAAGCCGATTAACTCCTGTATTGGTAGAGCCTGATATTCGAACCTATAATATTGATCCTAAAAAGATCGAAGAAAAAATAACATCAAAAACTAAGGCTATTCTGCCTGTTCATCTTTATGGGTTATCTTGCCCGATGAATGAAATAAATAAAATTGCCCAGAAATACAATCTAAAAGTAATTGATGATGCTGCTCAAGCTCATGGAGCTATTTATCAGGGGAAGCCTGTAGGTGGATTGTGTGATGCTACAGCTTTTAGCTTTTATCCGACTAAAAATCTGGGAGCATTGGGTGATGCAGGTGCAGTAACTACAAATGACACTAAATTAGCGGAGGTTATCAGAGCTTTAGCGAATTACGGGACAGAAGCTAAATATATCAATAAATACAAAGGATTTAATTCTCGCCTCGATGAGGTACAAGCGGCTGTATTATCTGTAAAATTGAAATATTTACAAGATGATACCAAATACCGACAAGTATTGGCAACTAAGTATTTTACGGAGATTGTAAACGAGGATATTATATTACCCTTTGCAGACACTATTACAGAGCATTCTTTTCATATGTTTGTGGTACGTTGCGAACGAAGAGACGAACTCCAAAAATATCTGTCGGATCAGAATATACAAACTCAGGTGCATTACCCTTTACCGCCACACAAACAAGAGGCTTACAAGGAGTGGAGCAATCTGTCGTTTAGTATAACAGAAAAAATCCATAAAGAAGTACTAAGCTTACCATTAAATACTGCATTGACACTTTCCGAGGCTACAGCCATAATTAGTTGTCTCAATAAATTCTAA
- a CDS encoding tetratricopeptide repeat protein, producing MSKCKYPILFLIVFVLGINNIFAQTASAVVTESLSLDDQRKFDYYFYNAMNSKSIEQYGATYDYLQYCMKIDSTNASVLFELGNFFNSIQNKDEAYTYYKKAANYDPDNFYYNMALAASYAERQEYKDAAAIYQKLINLNTSKIELYMYLSEVYRLDGDLNNSIQALNDLERTMGMNEKITIQKFKLYSALNDKKKAYAEVQKYIDKYPQEIRYYILLGNLYLQDGKTKEAYVALTKAKSIDPEDPYLITSMANYYQTIDDQPKAEAELRAALFSAKTDVDTKIGILSQYIGILQQNKQDLAPANALLDSLMIEFPQEAKFNLLYGNLLMVQDKKKEANFQYRVYAESDPTNPVGWEQLLQSTDVDSIDALIDVCKSAIVYLPEEPLFYFYLSVGEYQKKEFKQALQTLNRGIGFAENNPRLLSEFYGQKGSIYYELKQQDSAFIEFDKSLKYNPQNLGVLNNYSYYLSLTHKDLDRAENMSSITIKAEPTNPTYLDTYGWILFMQGAYTTAKIYLENAVKYSEEKEKEISAEVLEHYGDVLYMTDDKENAVIYWQKAKEKGSESKTLDKKIETKTFIAPNPIK from the coding sequence ATGTCAAAATGTAAATATCCGATTCTATTCCTTATAGTATTTGTTTTAGGCATCAATAATATATTTGCTCAGACAGCTTCTGCGGTTGTAACCGAATCTCTTAGCTTGGACGATCAACGCAAATTTGACTATTATTTTTATAATGCCATGAATAGTAAATCTATTGAGCAATATGGAGCAACTTATGATTATCTCCAATATTGTATGAAGATAGATTCGACAAATGCCAGTGTATTATTCGAATTGGGTAATTTCTTCAACTCTATTCAGAATAAAGACGAGGCGTATACCTATTATAAAAAGGCGGCAAATTACGATCCTGACAATTTTTATTATAATATGGCTCTTGCAGCATCTTATGCCGAGAGACAAGAGTATAAGGATGCGGCAGCGATTTATCAAAAATTGATTAATCTCAATACTTCAAAAATAGAATTGTATATGTACCTGTCGGAGGTATATCGTCTTGATGGTGATTTAAACAACTCTATTCAAGCGTTAAATGATTTGGAGCGTACTATGGGTATGAACGAAAAAATTACTATCCAGAAGTTCAAACTCTACTCAGCTCTTAATGACAAGAAAAAGGCATATGCAGAGGTTCAAAAATACATAGATAAATACCCTCAGGAAATAAGATATTATATATTGCTGGGTAATTTATACCTGCAGGATGGGAAGACTAAAGAAGCTTATGTTGCTTTGACCAAAGCTAAATCGATAGATCCTGAAGATCCGTATCTGATTACATCGATGGCTAATTACTATCAGACCATTGATGATCAGCCGAAAGCTGAGGCCGAACTTCGTGCAGCTCTATTTAGTGCCAAAACGGATGTTGATACTAAAATCGGAATATTAAGTCAATACATCGGAATCTTACAACAGAACAAACAAGATTTGGCTCCGGCTAATGCCCTTCTTGATTCTTTAATGATAGAGTTTCCTCAAGAGGCAAAGTTTAACTTGCTTTATGGTAATCTGCTGATGGTTCAGGATAAGAAAAAAGAGGCTAACTTTCAATATCGCGTTTATGCAGAATCTGATCCTACAAATCCTGTGGGATGGGAACAATTGCTTCAATCGACAGATGTAGATAGCATAGATGCTCTTATCGATGTATGTAAGTCAGCTATAGTATATTTGCCCGAAGAACCTTTGTTTTACTTCTACTTATCGGTAGGTGAATATCAGAAAAAGGAATTCAAACAGGCTCTCCAAACTTTAAACAGAGGAATCGGTTTCGCAGAAAATAATCCACGTTTACTATCTGAGTTTTATGGTCAGAAGGGTAGTATCTATTATGAATTGAAACAGCAGGACAGTGCTTTTATCGAATTTGATAAATCGTTGAAATACAATCCTCAAAATCTGGGGGTGTTAAATAACTATAGTTATTACTTGTCGCTTACTCATAAAGATCTGGATCGTGCTGAAAATATGAGTAGCATTACAATAAAAGCAGAACCCACTAATCCAACGTACTTGGATACATATGGCTGGATATTATTTATGCAAGGTGCTTATACTACAGCTAAAATATATCTTGAAAATGCTGTGAAATACAGCGAGGAAAAAGAAAAAGAGATTAGTGCCGAAGTGCTGGAACACTATGGTGATGTCTTATATATGACTGATGACAAGGAAAATGCTGTGATATATTGGCAGAAAGCCAAAGAGAAAGGCAGTGAATCTAAAACTCTGGATAAAAAGATAGAAACAAAAACGTTTATTGCTCCTAATCCTATAAAATGA
- a CDS encoding GNAT family N-acetyltransferase, whose translation MSIRIEKYNTEYKSVWDDFVSFSRNGTFLFYRDYMEYHSGRFHDYSLMFFDKNKLIALLPANISEQVFYSHQGLTYGGLILSEDTKTPQAIEILDTVVKYLQENKISKIIYKPIPHIYHRYPSEDDLYALFRNKATLLSRTISSTVDLSAKLGYSELRKRQLKKAEKQNLIVCESDSLPEFWAVLEENLKENHQAVATHSLDEIAYLRNQFPDNIRLFCTLKENRILAGCLIFETATVAHSQYISASEEGKEAGALDLLFDHLINKVFVKKKYFDFGTSNEDSGHFLNEGLISQKEGFGARGIIYDTYQINITLQ comes from the coding sequence ATGTCGATCAGAATTGAAAAATATAATACCGAATATAAGTCCGTTTGGGATGACTTTGTGTCTTTTTCCCGAAACGGTACTTTTCTGTTTTACAGGGATTATATGGAGTATCATTCCGGTCGGTTTCACGATTATTCTTTGATGTTCTTCGATAAGAACAAGCTGATTGCTCTACTTCCGGCAAATATATCGGAACAAGTATTCTACTCCCATCAAGGCTTAACCTATGGAGGCTTAATTCTTTCGGAGGATACTAAAACACCTCAGGCAATTGAGATATTAGATACAGTTGTAAAGTATCTGCAAGAAAACAAAATAAGCAAGATTATATATAAACCGATTCCGCATATATACCATCGCTATCCTTCTGAGGATGATTTATATGCCCTCTTTAGAAATAAAGCAACACTATTGTCGAGGACGATATCTTCAACAGTTGATCTTTCCGCCAAGCTGGGCTATTCGGAACTACGAAAAAGACAACTGAAGAAAGCCGAAAAACAAAATCTCATTGTGTGCGAATCGGATTCTTTACCCGAATTCTGGGCTGTTCTCGAAGAGAATCTTAAAGAAAATCATCAGGCAGTTGCCACTCATTCATTAGACGAAATAGCGTATTTGAGGAATCAATTTCCCGATAATATCCGATTATTCTGCACTTTAAAAGAGAATAGGATTTTGGCGGGTTGCTTAATTTTCGAAACAGCTACAGTGGCTCATTCTCAATATATATCGGCTTCGGAAGAAGGAAAAGAGGCTGGTGCATTAGACCTGTTATTCGACCACTTGATAAATAAGGTTTTTGTCAAGAAGAAGTATTTCGATTTTGGAACATCTAACGAAGATAGTGGTCATTTTCTCAACGAAGGCTTGATTTCCCAGAAAGAAGGTTTTGGAGCGAGAGGCATTATATACGACACCTATCAAATAAATATAACACTACAATAA
- a CDS encoding DUF4292 domain-containing protein, which yields MMNANSIKNIYKLAFFFSLIALVSSCKSSKSIVSNDGSVVAKTHDQVVKDVLSAETDYKTISGKIALEMISGSKESGMKVNSQLKIVRDEIIQLSIRAPFINSEVFRLSITPDSVYVIDRLSKKYAVENIKDLEQERGIQFNYNNLQALFTDALFIPGKSKVGGTDYNLYDITMNGGKYHLETKDKVGLSYRFVIDPNDRVSETHITARDGKYSLRWIYRDFVKESASLYPTTMEANVDFNKKKVKLIMSNSGLDFDKELTVDNSLPAKYTRVSVSDILKNYIK from the coding sequence ATGATGAATGCAAATAGCATAAAAAATATCTATAAACTCGCTTTCTTCTTTAGTCTGATTGCTTTGGTTTCGTCTTGTAAATCGTCTAAGTCAATCGTAAGCAACGATGGATCGGTGGTTGCTAAAACACACGATCAGGTTGTAAAAGATGTTCTATCTGCCGAAACAGACTATAAAACAATCAGTGGTAAGATTGCTTTGGAAATGATATCCGGATCAAAAGAATCCGGAATGAAAGTGAACAGCCAATTAAAGATTGTGAGAGACGAGATAATACAATTATCGATACGGGCACCGTTTATTAATTCAGAAGTTTTCAGACTAAGCATCACTCCCGATTCGGTATATGTTATAGACCGTTTATCCAAGAAATATGCTGTTGAGAATATAAAAGATCTTGAGCAAGAACGAGGAATACAGTTTAACTACAACAATCTGCAAGCGTTATTTACAGATGCGTTGTTTATTCCGGGAAAGAGTAAGGTCGGTGGTACTGATTACAATCTGTATGATATCACGATGAATGGTGGAAAGTACCATCTGGAAACAAAAGATAAAGTAGGCTTGTCGTATCGTTTTGTAATTGATCCGAACGATCGGGTTTCCGAAACACATATAACTGCCCGTGATGGGAAATACTCATTGAGGTGGATATATCGTGATTTTGTAAAAGAAAGTGCATCTTTGTATCCGACTACAATGGAGGCTAATGTCGATTTTAATAAGAAAAAAGTCAAACTGATAATGTCTAATTCGGGATTGGACTTTGATAAAGAACTGACTGTAGATAATAGTTTACCTGCTAAATATACCAGAGTTTCGGTATCGGATATTCTGAAAAACTATATTAAGTAA
- a CDS encoding DMT family transporter, translating into MNNKSIKGILLVAIGASSYGIVATFIKKGLADGYTTAELTFAQALVGASVIILLNLISNRVSSSKAINRPSRKDIFKLMLGGIPLGLTSTFYYLSLRYIPVSVCIVMLMQSVWIGVVVDLLVNKIKPAPVKLVSILIVLLGTVLATNVLNADVELDWRGIFWGFLAAISYSLTFLATNNIATGYRPMVRSMFMLIGSLIMVSMVWGYSLMQKFDPSVLWTWGLVLAFFGTVLPPLLFTKGMPLVGVGLGGIIASIELPVSVTMAYLFIHETVNVYQWIGIVLILFAIALMNISFIKMLKPN; encoded by the coding sequence ATGAATAATAAGTCGATAAAAGGTATTTTACTTGTTGCTATTGGAGCTTCAAGTTATGGAATTGTAGCTACATTTATAAAAAAAGGATTGGCAGATGGTTATACAACTGCCGAGCTTACGTTTGCACAAGCGCTCGTTGGAGCTTCAGTAATAATATTGTTAAACTTGATATCGAATAGGGTATCGTCTTCAAAAGCAATAAATCGTCCCTCTCGAAAAGATATTTTTAAATTAATGCTTGGCGGTATTCCGTTGGGGCTGACAAGTACCTTTTACTATCTCTCGCTAAGATATATTCCCGTTTCGGTATGTATTGTGATGCTGATGCAGTCTGTTTGGATAGGCGTTGTTGTGGATCTTTTGGTAAATAAAATAAAACCTGCACCAGTGAAGCTGGTTTCTATTTTGATTGTTTTGCTAGGTACTGTTTTAGCAACAAATGTATTGAATGCTGATGTTGAACTCGATTGGCGTGGTATTTTCTGGGGATTTCTGGCTGCCATATCTTACAGTCTGACATTCTTGGCTACCAATAATATAGCTACGGGTTATCGTCCGATGGTACGCAGTATGTTTATGCTGATAGGCTCCTTAATTATGGTGTCTATGGTGTGGGGGTACTCGTTGATGCAAAAATTCGATCCCAGTGTATTGTGGACTTGGGGACTTGTTTTGGCATTCTTCGGAACAGTTCTTCCTCCTTTGTTGTTTACAAAGGGAATGCCTTTGGTGGGAGTAGGTTTAGGCGGTATTATCGCTTCCATAGAACTTCCTGTTTCGGTAACTATGGCTTATCTGTTTATACATGAGACTGTCAATGTATATCAATGGATAGGTATTGTATTAATTCTTTTTGCGATAGCATTAATGAACATTTCGTTTATCAAAATGTTGAAACCTAATTAA